A genomic segment from Lutzomyia longipalpis isolate SR_M1_2022 chromosome 3, ASM2433408v1 encodes:
- the LOC129791876 gene encoding protein tumorous imaginal discs, mitochondrial-like isoform X2, whose amino-acid sequence MARAISRINANFARFGPLRSLFSAQKREISICIVCHNRNGAPTLGVLAGKHGAKGNSSIAGSRGIHTTGQLLRVNYYDILGVSKGATAKEIKKAYYDLAKKYHPDTNKDDPNASKKFQEVSEAYEVLSDETKRREYDTFGQTSEQMGRAGGAAHGPQGFSQHWQFRSTIDPEELFRKIFGEGGFRPGHDDFAESQFGFGAAQEIIVKLTFAQAARGVSKDLEVNVVDTCPKCRGSRCEPGTKPGRCQYCNGTGMETISTGPFVMRSTCRYCQGTRQYIKYPCGECDAKGQTVQRRRITVPVPAGVEDGQTVRMNVGNKELFITFRVEKSNYFRRDGADVHTDASISLSQAILGGTIRIQGVYEDQIIQIMPGTSSHTRICLSGKGMKRVNSYGHGHHYVNVKIQIPTKLSSEQKALIQAYAELEEDTPGQILGVTFRKDGTKEAYSEPQNLTKIVREALEKAAKESSGKEAEKETDSSSKEPFREAAKEEEAQQPKKETESSGDDDVAKRRI is encoded by the exons ATGGCCCGTGCAATTTCCCGTATAAATGCGAATTTTGCGCGATTTGGCCCCCTTCGTTCCCTTTTCTCCGCACAAAAGCGCGAGATAAGTATCTGTATTGTTTGCCACAACCGGAATGGAGCCCCCACATTGGGTGTCTTGGCGGGGAAACACGGAGCAAAAG GAAATTCTAGCATAGCAGGAAGTCGAGGTATTCACACGACTGGTCAGCTACTGCGAGTGAACTACTACGACATTCTGGGTGTGTCAAAGGGTGCCACGGCGAAGGAGATCAAAAAGGCATACTACGATCTGGCCAAAAAGTACCATCCAGACACAAATAAGGATGATCCGAATGCCAGCAAGAAGTTCCAGGAAGTCTCCGAGGCGTACGAGGTGCTGAGTGATGAGACAAAGCGCCGGGAGTACGATACATTCGGGCAGACGTCTGAGCAAATGGGACGTGCTGGTGGAGCAGCTCACGGGCCACAGGGTTTCTCGCAGCACTGGCAATTCCGCTCCACAATCGACCCCGAGGAGCTCTTCCGCAAAATCTTCGGCGAGGGCGGCTTCCGGCCGGGACATGATGACTTTGCTGAGTCCCAATTTGGCTTTGGGGCTGCGCAGGAGATCATTGTGAAGCTGACTTTCGCCCAGGCGGCACGAGGGGTCAGTAAAGACTTGGAAGTTAATGTGGTGGACACGTGCCCCAAGTGTAGGGGGTCCCGATGTGAGCCGGGAACAAAGCCCGGACGCTGTCAGTACTGCAACGGAACGGGGATGGAAACCATCTCAACGGGACCCTTTGTCATGCGCTCCACATGTCGCTACTGTCAGGGCACGCGGCAGTACATCAAGTATCCGTGTGGGGAGTGCGATGCAAAGGGGCAGACGGTGCAAAGGAGACGCATCACGGTGCCCGTACCAGCTGGCGTGGAGGATGGGCAAACGGTGCGGATGAACGTGGGCAATAAGGAGCTCTTCATCACATTCAG AGTGGAAAAAAGCAACTACTTCCGTCGCGACGGTGCTGATGTCCACACAGATGCCTCAATTTCCCTGTCACAGGCAATTCTGGGTGGTACAATTCGCATCCAGGGCGTGTATGAGGATCAAATAATCCAAATAATGCCCGGAACGTCGTCACACACGCGCATCTGCCTCTCCGGGAAGGGCATGAAGCGCGTCAATTCCTACGGGCATGGGCATCACTATGTCaacgttaaaattcaaattcccaCAAAGCTCAGCAGCGAGCAGAAGGCCCTCATTCAGGCCTACGCCGAACTGGAGGAGGATACACCCGGGCAAATTCTCGGGGTGACCTTCCGCAAAGACG GAACCAAAGAAGCGTACTCTGAGCCGCAGAATTTGACAAAGATTGTCCGGGAGGCGCTTGAAAAGGCAGCAAAGGAGTCGTCGGGGAAGGAGGCGGAAAAGGAAACAGATTCCAGTAGCAAGGAACCTTTCAGGGAAGCAGCAAAGGAAGAGGAGGCACAGCAGCCAAAGAAGGAGACGGAATCTTCTGGTGATGATGACGTTGCTAAGAGgagaatttaa
- the LOC129791876 gene encoding protein tumorous imaginal discs, mitochondrial-like isoform X1 — protein MARAISRINANFARFGPLRSLFSAQKREISICIVCHNRNGAPTLGVLAGKHGAKGNSSIAGSRGIHTTGQLLRVNYYDILGVSKGATAKEIKKAYYDLAKKYHPDTNKDDPNASKKFQEVSEAYEVLSDETKRREYDTFGQTSEQMGRAGGAAHGPQGFSQHWQFRSTIDPEELFRKIFGEGGFRPGHDDFAESQFGFGAAQEIIVKLTFAQAARGVSKDLEVNVVDTCPKCRGSRCEPGTKPGRCQYCNGTGMETISTGPFVMRSTCRYCQGTRQYIKYPCGECDAKGQTVQRRRITVPVPAGVEDGQTVRMNVGNKELFITFRVEKSNYFRRDGADVHTDASISLSQAILGGTIRIQGVYEDQIIQIMPGTSSHTRICLSGKGMKRVNSYGHGHHYVNVKIQIPTKLSSEQKALIQAYAELEEDTPGQILGVTFRKDGKSQQSNFAWENVTQKPKDEPEYEAHDIRDTKEWRSRKMGPGFYVISGFVLVFLWGLAYLSHNDELTYRHEIPEEFRNAPRKNA, from the exons ATGGCCCGTGCAATTTCCCGTATAAATGCGAATTTTGCGCGATTTGGCCCCCTTCGTTCCCTTTTCTCCGCACAAAAGCGCGAGATAAGTATCTGTATTGTTTGCCACAACCGGAATGGAGCCCCCACATTGGGTGTCTTGGCGGGGAAACACGGAGCAAAAG GAAATTCTAGCATAGCAGGAAGTCGAGGTATTCACACGACTGGTCAGCTACTGCGAGTGAACTACTACGACATTCTGGGTGTGTCAAAGGGTGCCACGGCGAAGGAGATCAAAAAGGCATACTACGATCTGGCCAAAAAGTACCATCCAGACACAAATAAGGATGATCCGAATGCCAGCAAGAAGTTCCAGGAAGTCTCCGAGGCGTACGAGGTGCTGAGTGATGAGACAAAGCGCCGGGAGTACGATACATTCGGGCAGACGTCTGAGCAAATGGGACGTGCTGGTGGAGCAGCTCACGGGCCACAGGGTTTCTCGCAGCACTGGCAATTCCGCTCCACAATCGACCCCGAGGAGCTCTTCCGCAAAATCTTCGGCGAGGGCGGCTTCCGGCCGGGACATGATGACTTTGCTGAGTCCCAATTTGGCTTTGGGGCTGCGCAGGAGATCATTGTGAAGCTGACTTTCGCCCAGGCGGCACGAGGGGTCAGTAAAGACTTGGAAGTTAATGTGGTGGACACGTGCCCCAAGTGTAGGGGGTCCCGATGTGAGCCGGGAACAAAGCCCGGACGCTGTCAGTACTGCAACGGAACGGGGATGGAAACCATCTCAACGGGACCCTTTGTCATGCGCTCCACATGTCGCTACTGTCAGGGCACGCGGCAGTACATCAAGTATCCGTGTGGGGAGTGCGATGCAAAGGGGCAGACGGTGCAAAGGAGACGCATCACGGTGCCCGTACCAGCTGGCGTGGAGGATGGGCAAACGGTGCGGATGAACGTGGGCAATAAGGAGCTCTTCATCACATTCAG AGTGGAAAAAAGCAACTACTTCCGTCGCGACGGTGCTGATGTCCACACAGATGCCTCAATTTCCCTGTCACAGGCAATTCTGGGTGGTACAATTCGCATCCAGGGCGTGTATGAGGATCAAATAATCCAAATAATGCCCGGAACGTCGTCACACACGCGCATCTGCCTCTCCGGGAAGGGCATGAAGCGCGTCAATTCCTACGGGCATGGGCATCACTATGTCaacgttaaaattcaaattcccaCAAAGCTCAGCAGCGAGCAGAAGGCCCTCATTCAGGCCTACGCCGAACTGGAGGAGGATACACCCGGGCAAATTCTCGGGGTGACCTTCCGCAAAGACGGTAAGTCGCAACAGTCCAATTTTGCATGGGAGAATGTCACGCAGAAGCCCAAAGATGAGCCAGAGTACGAGGCGCACGATATTAGGGATACAAAGGAGTGGCGAAGTAGGAAAATGGGTCCGGGTTTCTACGTCATTTCGGGCTTTGTGCTCGTCTTTCTCTGGGGCTTGGCCTACCTCTCGCATAACGATGAGCTAACGTACAGGCATGAGATTCCCGAAGAATTTCGCAATGCCCCGAGGAAGAATGCTTGA
- the LOC129791875 gene encoding protein yellow-like, with protein sequence MLNVLRVIVATVLIVKCTHSQTSPFPPPFTGPTRDLRTRVPPTESQFRVVYEWRVIDYAFPLEQLRLTAIYNHDYIPQNNLISDVKAFANRLYVTMPRMLPGVPATLGWVVVPDNNGRTDPEIEPFPSWAMNERGNCSAMQFVQGIAIDAYGILWAVDSGRTETLAPGPGSVICGPKLWMFDLRRNGTLVHRYDFPEEVVSRGSNYLNKIVIDDAFGGFAYITDNSGADPGIVVFSRKLNTSWKVRENNSMRAAQNAVQFAVNGTSLGFAIHIDGIALGPYFNPNVVGDNLNRQPLHYDENFERNVYYCPLSSFHLYSIPASVLRNPDFARTAAPRQVMAAVTDHGLKSSQTDGMIMDNEGNLYFGLLADHAIAQWNSYTPFTVEHQRIIARDPFYIQWTDGMTFDGEGNLYVVVNRLHNFVAGRLDTNQVNFRILKSTTGTQSYVNTAAIINGAVTDNGISIPDGIYDTTAFGAFAGFPTTTPQYSGLGSERRYYYNNAAMKINSKFLLTLLSLLALCLHLQR encoded by the exons ATGCTCAACGTGCTAAGAGTGATTGTGGCGACAGTGTTGATCGTGAAATGTACACACAGCCAGACGAGCCCATTTCCTCCGCCATTCACGGGGCCCACGAGGGATCTACGCACCCGTGTCCCACCCACTGAATCCCAATTCCGGGTAGTGTACGAATGGCGGGTGATTGACTACGCCTTCCCGCTGGAGCAGCTCCGTTTGACTGCCATCTACAACCATGACTACATCCCGCAGAATAATTTAATCTCCGACGTGAAGGCTTTTGCCAATAGATTGTACGTCACAATGCCACGGATGTTGCCTGGAGTTCCTGCCACATTggg ATGGGTCGTAGTTCCTGACAATAACGGTCGAACGGACCCAGAAATTGAACCATTCCCATCGTGGGCTATGAATGAGCGCGGCAACTGTTCTGCCATGCAGTTTGTGCAGGGAATTGCAATTGACGCCTATGGGATACTGTGGGCAGTTGATTCTGGACGTACAGAGACTCTAGCCCCAGGCCCGGGATCCGTAATTTGCGGCCCCAAACTGTGGATGTTTGATCTACGGCGAAATGGAACATTGGTGCACAGGTACGATTTCCCCGAGGAAGTTGTTTCACGTGGATCGAATTATCTCAATAAGATTGTCATTGATGATGCCTTTGGGGGTTTTGCCTATATAACGGACAATTCCGGAGCTGATCCGGGAATTGTTGTCTTCTCCCGCAAGTTGAATACATCATGGAAGGTGCGTGAGAATAATTCAATGAGAGCAGCTCAGAATGCTGTGCAGTTTGCAGTTAATGGAACTAGTTTGGGCTTTGCAATTCACATTGATGGCATTGCTCTTGGGCCATACTTCAATCCCAACGTTGTTGGGGATAATTTGAATCGTCAACCGTTGCACTATGATGAGAATTTCGAACGGAATGTCTACTACTGTCCCCTCTCGAGCTTCCACCTCTACTCCATCCCAGCCAGTGTTCTGAGGAATCCTGATTTTGCCAGAACTGCCGCACCTAGGCAGGTAATGGCAGCAGTAACAGATCATGGGcttaaatcatcacaaacagACGGAATGATCATGGACAACGAAGGAAATCTCTATTTTGGTCTCCTGGCTGATCATGCTATTGCTCAGTGGAACTCCTACACACCCTTCACAGTAGAGCATCAGCGTATCATTGCGCGTGATCCCTTCTACATTCAGTGGACAGATGGGATGACCTTTGATGGCGAAGGGAATCTCTATGTTGTTGTAAATCGGTTGCATAACTTCGTAGCTGGGCGATTGGATACGAATCAGGTGAACTTCCGCATTTTGAAGTCAACAACAGGCACTCAGAGCTACGTCAACACCGCAGCTATCATCAATGGAGCTGTGACGGACAATGGGATCTCCATTCCTGATGGGATCTACGACACAACAGCCTTTGGGGCTTTTGCTGGCTTCCCCACAACGACGCCACAGTACAGCGGATTGGGAAGTGAACGGAGGTACTACTACAACAACGCTGccatgaaaatcaattcaaaattccTCCTGACTCTCCTCTCCCTCCTAGCTCTGTGCCTACATCTTCAACGATAG
- the LOC129791956 gene encoding transmembrane reductase CYB561D2-like — MSNYNTFNSNAEGGVTPAIINTNVETEALLGDTERDVSVTRKMNTNRQENQNPVSWLQITMNFAIHGLLLIFTIYVIYVSFSQGAFLFSWHPTLMTVGYAIFMTEAILSFSENNLLARNRNFKWRVKYHWILQAIGGASVAAGFIIILTNKFINEKSHFQTNHAIVGLVTIIVTALVAAGGIWTKYSYDLREYLRPVYAKLIHAALGGAVYILAVTALILGMNSDFFERYSFSSAKWVGGFILILTGVYILTKPLTTCIARFKTAFMRASL, encoded by the exons ATGAGCAATTATAATACCTTTAATTCAAATGCAGAAGGTGGAGTTACTCCAGCAATTATTAATACAAACGTGGAAACTGAAGCACTTCTTGGGGACACGGAGAGag ATGTCAGTGTGACCAGGAAAATGAACACAAATCGGCAGGAAAATCAAAATCCGGTGTCGTGGCTGCAGATTACAATGAACTTTGCAATTCATGGGCTTCTCCTGATCTTCACAATCTACGTGATCTACGTTAGTTTCTCCCAGGGAGCCTTCCTGTTCTCATGGCATCCAACTTTAATGACAGTTGGA TATGCGATCTTCATGACGGAGGCAATACTCTCATTCTCAGAGAATAATCTTCTGGCCAGAAATCGAAATTTCAAATGGAGAGTAAAGTACCATTGGATCCTGCAGGCAATTGGTGGTGCATCCGTTGCAGCTGGCTTCATTATCATCCTCACCAATAAgtttatcaatgaaaaatctcattttcaaacaaatcaCGCCATTGTGGGGCTCGTGACGATCATCGTGACTGCTCTTGTGGCTGCTGGTGGGATTTGGACAAAGTATAGCTACGATTTGCGTGAGTACCTCCGACCAGTCTACGCTAAGCTCATCCACGCTGCCCTGGGAGGAGCTGTGTACATCCTAGCTGTGACTGCACTGATCCTGGGCATGAATTCGGACTTCTTCGAGCGGTACAGCTTCTCATCGGCAAAGTGGGTCGGTGGCTTTATCCTCATTCTCACCGGCGTGTACATCCTCACTAAACCTCTGACCACCTGCATTGCTCGCTTCAAGACTGCCTTCATGCGTGCCAGCCTCTGA
- the LOC129792018 gene encoding tax1-binding protein 3 homolog gives MAKMAFQHQAGTAMECLSIPITLHKEQDVDEEGREILKCGFKIGGGIDQDYKKSPQGYTDNGIYVTEVHEGSPAARAGLRIHDKILQCNGYDFTMVTHKKAVSYIRKNPVLNLLVARKGVTST, from the exons ATGGCGAAGATGGCTTTCCAGCATCAGGCGGGCACGGCGATGGAGTGCCTTAGCATCCCGATTACCCTGCACAAGGAGCAGGATGTGGACGAGGAGGGGCGTGAAATACTCAAGTGTGGCTTCAAAATTGGCGGTGGTATTGATCAGGATTACAAAAAGAGCCCTCAAGGCTACACAGACAAT gGCATCTACGTGACGGAAGTGCACGAGGGGAGTCCAGCAGCAAGAGCAGGTCTCCGGATTCATGATAAAATCCTCCAGTGCAACGGCTACGACTTCACGATGGTCACGCACAAGAAGGCCGTGAGCTACATCCGGAAGAATCCGGTACTGAATCTCCTTGTTGCCCGCAAGGGAGTCACTTCAACGTAA